AAGCGGCCCCGCTCGGAGTATAAAAACTCGATGGTTTGATCTAAGACCTTGGCCAGGTCATAGTCCTCGCTGTTGCGGGCATTGCGCAGCAGGTTTTCCAAGCGGTTCCAGCGAAACCGGTCATCCTTGAACAGCAGTTCCCGCAGCGAGGTGCGCAACTCTGGGGCCGGATCCGTCAACAGTCGCTTCGAGACATAGGGATAGGCCTTGCTGAGCACCTTGAAGTTGGGATCTACATTGATGGCGATACCCTCCAGGGTGACCAACGAACGGATGATCAGGGCATAGTAGGCCGGCACCCGGAAGGGATATTCATACATCAGGGCCGAGAACTCATCGGTGATGCTCTTGAAATTCAACTCGGCCACGCTGGCCCCCAGGGCGTTGTTGAAGACCTCGGCCAGGGCCGGAATGATTGGCCGTAGGTCGGTATCGGGGGTGAGGAATTCCAGCTTGATGTAGTCCTGGGCCAACCCTTCGAAGTCGCGGTTGACCATGTGCACCACCGCCTCGATCAGGCCGTAGCGCTGATAGGGCTTCACCTGGCTCATCATGCCGAAGTCGAGGTAGGCCAGTTTGCCATCGGCGGTGGCCAGCAGGTTGCCGGGGTGGGGGTCGGCATGGAAGAAGCCATGTTCCAGCAGCTGCCGCAGGGAGCATTGCACGCCGATCTCGATCAGATGGGTGGCGTCGATGCCCCGAGTTTGCAGTTCGCTCAACTTCGTCAGCTTAGTGCCGTCGATCCACTCCATGGTCAGCACCCGACGGCGAGTGTACTGACGATAGATGCGGGGCACATAGATGTCATTCAGGTGGCCGTAAAGCTTGGCGAAGCGCTCGGCATTCTGAGCCTCGTGGGCATAGTCCATCTCCTCGAAGATGCGGGCCCCAAACTCATCCATGATCCCCACCAGATCGCTGCGAATCTGGGGAATGTAGTCGGTGCCCAGCTGGGCCAGCAGCCGTAGGATATAAACGTCCAGGGTAATGCGCTGGGCCAGGTCGGGCCGTTGCACCTTGACGGCTACCACCTCACCGCTGTGCAGACGGCCTTTATATACCTGCCCCAGGGAGGCGGCGGCCACAGGGTCTGGGGTCAGGTCGGCGTAAACTTCGTCTGGCGGAGCCCCCAACTCGGTCTCGATGAAGTGGTAGGCCAACTCATTGGCAAAGGGGGGCAACTGGTCCTGCAAGCTGGAGAGTTCGTCTAGAAAGATGGGCGGCACCAGGTCGGGCCGAGTGGAGAGGGCCTGGCCCACCTTGATATAGGCCGGTCCCAGATCCGTCAATAATTCCCGCAGCTGCACGGCTCGCTGCCGCTGCCGTTGCTCGCTTTTGCCCTGGCGGCGATCCCACCAAATCGTCAGATAAAAGGTGGCGAAGGGCCACAGAATACTGAGAAATCGCCAGACGATCTGCCAGGGGCGACGGCGATAGTAAGCTGCGATCGCATCGGGGTCGTAGACCCGCAATTGTTCAAAAATGCTCTTGCCAGCGCTCCCCGATGATGCTGGGAACGGCGCTAGGGCGCCGCTATCGTCAACCACTGGCTCACTGGCCACCGTAACCGTCGCACTTGGTGAATCTGACCCGGAAAAATGGGGCGATGCCATAGCCGTCCTCGAAGACCCGTCCAGGGGAGTGCTTGTCAACGTCATTAAATCAAAATTTGCTCCTGTAAACTATTGTAACGAATTGCGCCGGAGCACGACGGGACAAAGCGGTGGAGAGTGGAAAGAAAGCTGTACCCTCAAAAGATAGATGCTTCTCGGATGTCCTATCCATCGCAGCCAGGCTGGGTATGCTAACCTCCCTTCACATCGAAAATATTGCCCTGATCGATCATCTCCATCTGCAGCTCCAACCTGGGCTGAATGTGCTCACCGGTGAAACCGGTGCCGGTAAGTCCATTATCCTGGATGCCATTGATGCCCTGTTGGGAGGCAAGGCCAGCCAGCGGTTAATCCGCAGCGGCGCCAAAAAGGCCTTTCTAGAGGCCACCTTTACCCTGTCACCCGATCTGAAACGTTGGCTGCAGACCCACCATCCCCAGATTCCCCTGAGTCATGAATTGGTCTGTAGCCGAGACCTCACCGCCGGGCGTGGCACCGTCCGCAGCCGCTCTCGCCTCAACGGCACCCTGGTCAATAAGGCCCAGATCGAAGCCCTACGCCCCCTGCTAGTCGAGATCACGGCCCAGGGACAGACCCTACAGGTGGGCTCCCCCGACCGGCAACGGGATTGGCTGGATGGCTTCGGGGGAGAATCTCTGACGCGGCAGCGCCAACAGGTGACCCAACTCTACAATGCGGCCCTAGAGGCTCAACGGGCCCTGGAACGCCGTCGCCAGGCCGAGCAACAGCGCTTGGAACAGCTGGACTTGTTTGACTATCAGAGCCGGGAGCTGACCGCGGCCAACCTAGACGATCCCGACGAACTAGACCAGCTGCAGCAAGAGCGGCAACGGCTGAGCCATAGTGTAGAGCTGCAGCAGCAAAGCTATCAGGCCTATCAGATCCTCTACGAGAACGAGACTGGCGGCGAGGCCTGCGCCGACCTGCTGGGCAAGGCAGAATCCCTGCTGAGCGACATGTTCAACTTCGACCCCACCATTGCCCCCACCCTGGATCTTGTCAGCAATGCCCTGGCCTCTGTGGAAGAGGCTGGTCGCCAGATCAACGCCTACGGTGACACCATCGAGAGCGATCCCCAGCGGCTGCAAACGGTGGAAGAGCGCCTCAGCCAGCTGAAGCAATTGATCCGCAAGTACGATCGATCCTTGGCGGAGTTAATCCAATATCGCGACGAGCTGCAGGCGACACTAACGGCCATGGAGGGCGACGGCCAGTCCCTAGAGGCCCTGGAGCAGGCCTATCACACCCGCCGCCAGCACCTACTGGCCGCCTGTGCCGAGTTAACCCACCAGCGCCAGCAAGCGGCCCAGTCACTAGAAGACACCCTGGTCGCCGAACTCAAACCCCTGGCCATGGAACGGGTGCAATTTCAGGTCGATCTGCGCCCCATGGAGCCCACGGCCACTGGAGCCGATAGGGTTCGCTTTCTGTTCAGTCCCAATCCAGGGGAACCATTGCAACCCCTGGCTGAGACTGCCTCTGGGGGGGAAATGAGCCGGTTTCTGTTAGCCCTAAAGACCTGCTTCTCGCGGGTAGATCCCGTAGCTACCTTGATTTTCGATGAAATCGATGTGGGCGTCTCAGGGCGGGTGGCCCAGGCCATTGCCGAGAAGTTGCATCAGATTGCCCGTCAGCATCAGGTGCTCTGCGTCACCCATCAACCCATCGTGGCGGCCATGGCCGACATCCATTTCCAGGTGGATAAGCAGGTCGTCGATGCCTCGGCCCAGACTGGTCGAGCCCCGGGCCAGGGCGACCCTGACGATAGCGTGCGTACCGTGGTGCGAGTAACTCCCCTAGATCGGTCGCAGCAACGGCAAGAACTGGCCCAACTGGCTGGCGGTCAATCCCATCAACAATCCCTCACCTTTGCCGATGCCCTGCTGGCCCAGGCCGATACTATTCGTCAGAAAAAATAACCTCTACACTTTGGAGTGGAAAACCTAGCGTCCCGTGTGCCCATGTCCTGGTTGATGGTGGTGGAATCGGCCCTGGAAGATCCAGCGATTGAAGCGAACCTGCGCCAATTCTGCTTGGTACTCCTGGTATCCCTGGGGGTTGCGACCCTATCGCGGGTCCTGACCCTGCTGCGCAACATTCCCTACACGCTGTTGTTGTTGCTGGTGGGGCTGGGGCTGGCCATTTTAGATGTGCGCCTGGTTAACCTCTCCCCAGAGCTGATTCTATTCATCTTCCTGCCACCGCTATTGTTTGAAGCCGCCTGGAACCTAAACTGGCAAAGCCTCAGGCGTGATTTTATTCCCATTCTGCTCTATGCCGTCGTCGGAGTGCTGATCAGCATTGGCGGCCTAGTGCTGGGCCTGGGCACCCTGGCCGGGGCGTCTCTAGCCACGGTGCTGTTGGTGGGGGCCAGCCTATCGGCTACGGATCCGGTCTCGGTAGTGGCCCTGTTTCGAGAACTGGGGGTGGATAAACGCCTCACCACCCTAATGGAGGGGGAAAGTCTGTTTAATGACGGGGTGGCCGTGGTCGCCTTCAATCTGCTGGTGGGGTTGGCCCTGGGAGTCGAGCAATTCGACGTCTCGGTGACCGTGGCTCGCTTTTTGGTCTTCGTCGGCATCGGCACTGGCATCGGGGCCCTGATTGGCTTCGGCATTTCCTTTCTGACTCAGCGCTTCGACTTGCCCCTAGTCGAGCAGTCCCTCACCCTGGTATCGGCCTATGGTACCTATCTGGTGGCCGAGGAACTGGGCGGCTCTGGGGTAATTGCCGTGGTGACTACCGGCCTGATCTTGGGTAACTTCGGCTCCCGCATCGGCATGAATCCCCGCACCCGCCTGGCGGTGTCAGAGTTCTGGGAGTTCGTGGCCTTCTTCGTCAATTCCATCGTGTTTCTGTTGATTGGCGATCAGGTGAAATTCGAGGGGTTAGCCAATAATCTCAATGTCATCGGCATTGCCATCGCCATTATTTTGATCACCCGGCTGGTCAGTATTTTTGGCC
This portion of the Halomicronema hongdechloris C2206 genome encodes:
- a CDS encoding cation:proton antiporter is translated as MVVESALEDPAIEANLRQFCLVLLVSLGVATLSRVLTLLRNIPYTLLLLLVGLGLAILDVRLVNLSPELILFIFLPPLLFEAAWNLNWQSLRRDFIPILLYAVVGVLISIGGLVLGLGTLAGASLATVLLVGASLSATDPVSVVALFRELGVDKRLTTLMEGESLFNDGVAVVAFNLLVGLALGVEQFDVSVTVARFLVFVGIGTGIGALIGFGISFLTQRFDLPLVEQSLTLVSAYGTYLVAEELGGSGVIAVVTTGLILGNFGSRIGMNPRTRLAVSEFWEFVAFFVNSIVFLLIGDQVKFEGLANNLNVIGIAIAIILITRLVSIFGLGALSNWLVQANIPRQGQTVLWWGGLRGSVSVALALSVPVSLSQREEIIAIVFGVMLFTLLVQGLTTQPLLEKLGLLGDEPLRQEYKQMVAHRVAMNRVMQRLRDLKQRQEMDPELLGYQMALVEGQLNEVNEKLTKLVRQNPEIQAFATQQLRDELLAIESDTYAEFIRAGQIKDELKPLLQEVLPDRLGEEH
- the recN gene encoding DNA repair protein RecN, giving the protein MLTSLHIENIALIDHLHLQLQPGLNVLTGETGAGKSIILDAIDALLGGKASQRLIRSGAKKAFLEATFTLSPDLKRWLQTHHPQIPLSHELVCSRDLTAGRGTVRSRSRLNGTLVNKAQIEALRPLLVEITAQGQTLQVGSPDRQRDWLDGFGGESLTRQRQQVTQLYNAALEAQRALERRRQAEQQRLEQLDLFDYQSRELTAANLDDPDELDQLQQERQRLSHSVELQQQSYQAYQILYENETGGEACADLLGKAESLLSDMFNFDPTIAPTLDLVSNALASVEEAGRQINAYGDTIESDPQRLQTVEERLSQLKQLIRKYDRSLAELIQYRDELQATLTAMEGDGQSLEALEQAYHTRRQHLLAACAELTHQRQQAAQSLEDTLVAELKPLAMERVQFQVDLRPMEPTATGADRVRFLFSPNPGEPLQPLAETASGGEMSRFLLALKTCFSRVDPVATLIFDEIDVGVSGRVAQAIAEKLHQIARQHQVLCVTHQPIVAAMADIHFQVDKQVVDASAQTGRAPGQGDPDDSVRTVVRVTPLDRSQQRQELAQLAGGQSHQQSLTFADALLAQADTIRQKK
- a CDS encoding ABC1 kinase family protein; amino-acid sequence: MASPHFSGSDSPSATVTVASEPVVDDSGALAPFPASSGSAGKSIFEQLRVYDPDAIAAYYRRRPWQIVWRFLSILWPFATFYLTIWWDRRQGKSEQRQRQRAVQLRELLTDLGPAYIKVGQALSTRPDLVPPIFLDELSSLQDQLPPFANELAYHFIETELGAPPDEVYADLTPDPVAAASLGQVYKGRLHSGEVVAVKVQRPDLAQRITLDVYILRLLAQLGTDYIPQIRSDLVGIMDEFGARIFEEMDYAHEAQNAERFAKLYGHLNDIYVPRIYRQYTRRRVLTMEWIDGTKLTKLSELQTRGIDATHLIEIGVQCSLRQLLEHGFFHADPHPGNLLATADGKLAYLDFGMMSQVKPYQRYGLIEAVVHMVNRDFEGLAQDYIKLEFLTPDTDLRPIIPALAEVFNNALGASVAELNFKSITDEFSALMYEYPFRVPAYYALIIRSLVTLEGIAINVDPNFKVLSKAYPYVSKRLLTDPAPELRTSLRELLFKDDRFRWNRLENLLRNARNSEDYDLAKVLDQTIEFLYSERGRFIRDRIAAEAVRTLDQLGQHLPHLLSHTLYERFGWGEAPAQAETAGKNGAPPAEEDWQHIVNILAILRDTEGFDPTLLASRLPDLLMRPETHSMGQRIVGDLAQRTVARWLRGWLLADADADEQRPIPERAALPASTSS